In the genome of Vibrio sp. NTOU-M3, one region contains:
- a CDS encoding HlyD family secretion protein, giving the protein MKNAKPVVLVAGAIALSSWIGYSFYQASQPEPLRLQGQIESQQYSISSKVPGRIDQVLVRKGDEVEKGQLIFTLHSPEIDAKLEQAIAGQKAAGALAEEAEKGAREQQIQAAKDQWQKAKAAAELMEKTYLRVNNLYQDGVVAEQKRDEAKTQWDAAKYTESAAFQMYQMAKEGARSETKVAAAEKARMAAGAVAEVEAYAADTKIESWFNGEVSQVLLQSGELAPQGFPVVTVVDTKDSWAVLNVREDQLKQFQKGHKFTAYLPALDQSVEFEVSHIAVMGDFATWRSTDASQGFDLRTFEVEARPTTPRNDLRMGMSLVVAL; this is encoded by the coding sequence ATGAAAAATGCTAAACCCGTTGTGCTTGTCGCTGGTGCCATCGCTTTGAGCTCATGGATTGGATACAGCTTCTATCAAGCTTCTCAACCCGAGCCCCTACGCTTACAAGGCCAAATCGAATCTCAGCAATACAGTATTTCATCTAAAGTTCCGGGGCGAATTGATCAAGTTTTAGTGCGTAAAGGTGATGAAGTTGAAAAAGGCCAGCTCATTTTCACACTTCACAGCCCTGAGATTGATGCCAAGCTTGAACAAGCCATTGCTGGTCAAAAAGCAGCAGGAGCACTCGCAGAAGAAGCAGAAAAAGGCGCTCGTGAGCAACAAATTCAAGCGGCCAAAGACCAATGGCAAAAAGCTAAAGCAGCGGCTGAGCTGATGGAAAAAACCTACCTGCGCGTGAACAACCTCTATCAAGATGGTGTTGTCGCTGAGCAAAAACGTGATGAGGCTAAAACCCAATGGGACGCAGCTAAATATACTGAAAGCGCCGCTTTCCAAATGTATCAAATGGCGAAAGAAGGCGCTCGCAGTGAAACCAAAGTTGCTGCCGCAGAAAAAGCACGAATGGCCGCTGGTGCGGTGGCAGAAGTTGAAGCCTATGCCGCAGATACCAAAATTGAAAGTTGGTTTAACGGTGAAGTGTCTCAAGTATTGCTTCAAAGTGGCGAGCTGGCACCACAAGGCTTCCCAGTCGTCACGGTTGTCGATACTAAGGACTCATGGGCAGTATTGAATGTGCGTGAAGATCAGCTTAAACAATTTCAGAAAGGCCACAAATTCACCGCTTACTTACCGGCGCTCGATCAAAGCGTTGAATTTGAAGTGTCACATATTGCCGTAATGGGAGATTTTGCGACTTGGCGTTCCACCGACGCCTCTCAAGGGTTTGACTTGCGTACCTTCGAAGTCGAAGCACGTCCAACTACGCCACGTAACGATCTACGCATGGGCATGAGCTTAGTGGTTGCGTTGTAA
- a CDS encoding ABC transporter permease, with amino-acid sequence MTRAPYSQWQILRHDRWLLSCLTWLPLALALSIWAVFSQGIARDLPVAVVDLSHSPMSVSLTRHFDASPTIAVTHQYQSANEAKQALVKGDIYAYAVIPTDFDKTVIKGLSPQISVFYNSQMILVGKLINSAFVGAQTTFNAKLSTIHHLAKGSGTIQSAMGQALPIRSQITPLFNKNSNYAQFLVSAIVPALWQIVIVVSTILILAANQRVKGLLPWLSEQPIRTLLNTLLPYMPVFMLQGFGFLCWFYIGFEWPWHGNMLMLVFAQFITMLACIVMGSFFFFLTLDPARAMSFAGAFTAPSFAFLGITFPVSDMNALAQFWRSLLPISHYIEVQVSQVSYGATTFNAFTHLLPMVGYLIPACLVVLLMKKHLTVASQSEGSHVSV; translated from the coding sequence ATGACACGCGCACCCTACTCCCAATGGCAGATATTAAGACACGATAGATGGTTATTGTCGTGTCTCACTTGGTTACCACTTGCACTTGCACTATCCATTTGGGCCGTATTTTCCCAAGGTATTGCCCGTGATTTACCGGTAGCAGTTGTCGACCTCTCACACAGTCCCATGTCTGTGAGTCTGACACGACATTTCGATGCAAGCCCCACTATTGCAGTAACTCATCAATATCAAAGTGCTAATGAAGCGAAACAAGCTTTAGTGAAAGGCGACATTTATGCTTATGCCGTCATTCCGACAGATTTTGATAAAACCGTGATCAAAGGGCTTTCTCCGCAGATCTCTGTTTTCTATAACAGCCAGATGATCTTAGTCGGTAAGCTGATCAACTCTGCATTTGTTGGTGCACAAACGACTTTTAATGCCAAACTGTCCACCATTCATCATTTAGCAAAAGGAAGTGGCACCATTCAATCGGCGATGGGCCAAGCACTTCCCATTCGTAGTCAAATCACGCCTCTTTTCAACAAAAACTCAAACTATGCACAGTTTTTGGTTTCTGCCATCGTGCCTGCGTTATGGCAAATCGTGATAGTCGTGAGCACTATTCTTATTCTCGCAGCTAATCAAAGAGTTAAAGGGTTGTTACCTTGGCTTTCTGAACAACCTATCAGAACACTACTCAACACCTTGTTGCCTTACATGCCCGTGTTTATGTTGCAAGGGTTTGGCTTTCTCTGTTGGTTTTATATTGGTTTTGAATGGCCATGGCACGGGAACATGTTGATGCTTGTGTTTGCACAATTCATCACCATGCTCGCGTGTATCGTAATGGGAAGTTTCTTCTTCTTTTTAACACTTGATCCTGCTCGCGCGATGAGCTTTGCAGGTGCATTCACCGCGCCAAGCTTTGCCTTTCTGGGCATCACCTTCCCTGTCAGCGATATGAATGCGTTAGCGCAGTTTTGGCGCAGCCTACTGCCTATTAGTCATTATATTGAAGTACAAGTGAGCCAAGTAAGCTATGGTGCGACTACGTTCAACGCTTTCACACACCTACTTCCCATGGTTGGTTACCTTATCCCAGCATGTTTGGTTGTTTTATTGATGAAAAAGCACCTCACGGTAGCATCGCAATCGGAGGGTTCTCATGTCTCTGTTTGA
- a CDS encoding ABC transporter permease has protein sequence MSLFELLKAELKALLTNPVVVLTVFGGVVFYSFLYPLPYSQQTPTEQRVSVVNLDNSQQSYQLERMVDATQQVKVVRRDHSLAQAKAAFLNGEISGILVIPEHFYKDLLLGKSPTLSYAGDASYFLVYGTIVEGLAHAGGTLAAKATVSRLMINGEPLSLASEQYTPVKLNMKPTFNPEMGYVDYVVPAVFVLILQQTLAMAAGLIVGTQKHGNGYWNRVSPAALFGVRVFVLVGIYYLLSMYYFGSSFSFHGIRTLGKPSELLTLLLPFLLTSSFIGIWLGAITPRRELVTLVVLISSMPLVFSAGFIWPVEAIPTPIVFLSKLFPSTPAIQSFLGLNQMGASWQQIAENWYLLWVQVLFWGVLAYMAMKKIRATA, from the coding sequence ATGTCTCTGTTTGAACTGCTTAAAGCAGAACTCAAAGCCCTACTCACCAATCCCGTTGTAGTACTCACCGTATTCGGTGGTGTGGTCTTTTATTCCTTTCTCTACCCGCTGCCATACAGCCAGCAAACACCGACAGAGCAACGCGTTAGCGTGGTCAACCTCGATAATAGCCAACAAAGCTACCAACTTGAGCGCATGGTCGATGCAACCCAACAAGTGAAAGTGGTTCGTCGCGATCATTCCCTCGCACAAGCGAAAGCGGCATTTTTAAACGGTGAAATCAGTGGGATTTTGGTGATTCCGGAACACTTTTACAAAGATTTGCTGTTAGGAAAAAGTCCGACACTTTCTTACGCCGGCGATGCTTCTTATTTTTTAGTGTACGGGACAATTGTTGAAGGACTTGCGCACGCAGGTGGCACTTTGGCGGCAAAAGCGACGGTTTCTCGTTTGATGATCAATGGCGAGCCGTTATCTTTGGCGTCAGAACAATACACACCGGTGAAACTCAATATGAAGCCGACCTTTAACCCAGAAATGGGGTATGTCGATTACGTTGTTCCCGCGGTCTTTGTATTAATTTTGCAGCAAACATTAGCCATGGCGGCTGGCCTTATCGTAGGGACTCAAAAGCACGGGAACGGGTATTGGAATCGAGTTTCTCCCGCCGCACTTTTTGGCGTACGTGTTTTCGTCTTGGTGGGTATTTATTATCTATTGAGTATGTATTATTTCGGCTCAAGCTTTTCATTTCATGGCATTCGCACTCTAGGTAAACCCAGTGAGTTACTAACACTCCTTCTGCCATTCTTACTGACATCTAGCTTTATTGGTATCTGGCTCGGCGCCATCACACCAAGAAGAGAGCTTGTCACGTTAGTTGTGTTGATCAGCTCAATGCCTTTGGTCTTCAGTGCAGGCTTTATCTGGCCAGTAGAAGCTATCCCGACACCTATCGTGTTTTTGTCCAAACTGTTCCCAAGTACACCAGCAATCCAAAGTTTTCTAGGATTAAACCAGATGGGTGCAAGTTGGCAACAAATCGCCGAAAACTGGTACTTGCTTTGGGTTCAAGTCTTGTTTTGGGGTGTGCTTGCCTATATGGCCATGAAAAAAATAAGGGCTACTGCGTAG